A portion of the Punica granatum isolate Tunisia-2019 chromosome 7, ASM765513v2, whole genome shotgun sequence genome contains these proteins:
- the LOC116214614 gene encoding adenylylsulfatase HINT3 codes for MEYRRRLAIISNHLRPPVALPCSSSGLTPLAASNCSFDNDEEPRLNDGEKRNSKRDCVFCKIIRGESPAFRLYEDDKCLCILDSKPLTPGHCLIIPKSHYSSLEATPPSVVAAMCSKAPFIGSAVMRATSCDSFNLLVNNGAAAGQVIFHTHIHIIPRKTSDCLWTSESLRRRQLNFDPEAYQLAERVREEMSLSNASEESKGIGPLGCTRPARRAEPYGIRANSAP; via the exons ATGGAGTACCGACGGAGGCTCGCGATTATCAGCAACCATCTCCGCCCCCCCGTTGCTCTTCCCTGTTCCAGCTCAGGTTTGACTCCTCTGGCCGCTTCCAATTGCTCCTTCGACAACGACGAGGAGCCGAGGTTGAATGACGGGGAGAAGAGGAATTCGAAGAGAGACTGCGTCTTCTGTAAGATTATCCGTGGCGAGTCCCCTGCCTTCCGT CTTTATGAAGATGACAAGTGCTTGTGTATTTTGGATTCAAAGCCACTAACTCCCGG GCACTGTCTTATCATACCAAAATCTCATTATTCTTCCTTGGAAGCAACTCCTCCATCT GTGGTAGCTGCAATGTGTTCAAAAGCACCTTTCATTGGCAGTGCAGTAATGCGAGCCACCAGTTGTG ATTCCTTCAACTTGTTAGTTAACAACGGTGCTGCTGCAGGCCAAGTTATATTTCAT ACTCATATCCACATCATCCCACGTAAGACAAGCGACTGTCTATGGACCTCCGAG AGTTTGCGAAGGCGGCAGTTGAACTTCGACCCGGAGGCTTATCAACTCGCGGAGCGAGTTCGGGAAGAGATGTCGTTATCGAACGCATCCGAAGAGAGCAAAG GGATCGGTCCTCTGGGATGCACCCGACCAGCACGCAGGGCAGAGCCTTACGGGATCAGAGCAAACTCTGCTCCATGA
- the LOC116214612 gene encoding uncharacterized protein LOC116214612, whose protein sequence is MAGFIRTKRVTGPIHDRVRARLIGHISSASSGSEADQSPCLSELVYGFLEEDVDGEPETTRGYLSDSDRAGSPPDSTDAIEKVLEQWAKAVSLDSYRNLLQDHILEAMKVFPSGMMLSGAALLRQRVVVFLQKSGHNAAVCKTRWESSGSLTAGNYEFIDVVMPGLGGESRYLIDLDFASQFEIARPTSQYSRLLQTLPRVFIGQGDVLKAIVKEMSRAAKRSLKSRGLSVPPWRKSRYMQNKWLSPYHQTVNPVPATVPVNANIAVPCCWVGFDDAVDGRLVLRTR, encoded by the coding sequence ATGGCAGGTTTCATTCGAACTAAGCGAGTCACTGGCCCGATCCACGaccgagtccgggcccgactCATCGGCCATATCAGCTCTGCCAGCAGCGGGAGCGAGGCTGATCAATCTCCCTGCCTATCCGAACTCGTTTACGGCTTTCTGGAGGAAGACGTTGATGGTGAGCCAGAAACAACGCGTGGTTACTTGTCTGACTCAGACCGAGCCGGCTCGCCCCCTGACTCTACGGATGCGATCGAGAAGGTTTTGGAACAGTGGGCCAAAGCCGTTAGTTTAGACTCTTACAGAAACCTCCTGCAAGATCACATTTTAGAGGCGATGAAGGTGTTTCCAAGCGGGATGATGCTCAGTGGCGCTGCTCTTCTCCGGCAAAGGGTGGTGGTCTTTTTACAGAAGAGCGGCCACAATGCTGCTGTCTGCAAGACAAGGTGGGAGTCCTCTGGCAGCCTGACTGCCGGCAATTACGAGTTCATCGACGTGGTTATGCCAGGATTAGGCGGGGAGAGCCGGTACCTCATTGACCTGGACTTTGCCTCCCAATTCGAGATTGCAAGGCCGACGAGCCAGTACTCAAGGCTGCTGCAGACCCTGCCGAGGGTCTTCATCGGCCAGGGCGATGTCCTGAAGGCGATCGTGAAAGAGATGAGCAGAGCGGCCAAGAGATCTCTGAAGAGCAGAGGCCTCTCAGTTCCGCCGTGGAGGAAGAGCCGTTACATGCAGAACAAGTGGCTCAGCCCGTACCACCAGACCGTCAATCCAGTTCCGGCAACTGTTCCGGTCAATGCCAACATTGCCGTCCCATGCTGTTGGGTGGGCTTCGACGACGCCGTAGATGGCCGTCTGGTCCTCCGTACGAGATaa